From a single Actinomycetes bacterium genomic region:
- a CDS encoding aminotransferase class V-fold PLP-dependent enzyme yields MAAVADPPGRPGTMPGGYLAEFGEPPGYLDFARVGPPSRRVVAALAAAAGRVHAAQPGTLDQMDAGTAAARQRAARLLGTCLDQVTLIPSTSAGLFAAALGLPAGNVVVPAGEFPANRYPWVRAVAVRGGEVRWLAAPDGRVTADRVAELVDRQTTAVVVSQVDHQTGFRPNLDTLREAAGDALLVVDAIQGLGAVRTTLEPADVLVSGGQKWLRAGFGSALLACSARALDRLQPVLSGWTGVEDTFELAHPTPQPALAGAERFSLTVFNPFAASALAAALELVEETGIAAIEAAIAHRVRALELAVRWAGAEVLAPWRTPAERAGILSFRVPGWDPAELVARLAAAGLVVSERGGWVRLAPHATTPVEVADWLADAVAPSPSAG; encoded by the coding sequence GTGGCAGCCGTGGCTGACCCGCCCGGCCGGCCTGGGACGATGCCTGGCGGCTACCTGGCCGAGTTCGGCGAGCCGCCCGGCTACCTCGACTTCGCCCGGGTCGGCCCGCCCTCCCGCCGGGTGGTGGCCGCCCTGGCCGCGGCGGCCGGGCGGGTGCACGCGGCCCAGCCGGGGACCCTCGACCAGATGGACGCGGGCACGGCAGCGGCCAGGCAGCGGGCCGCGCGCCTGCTCGGGACCTGCCTGGACCAGGTGACCCTGATCCCGTCGACCAGCGCGGGACTGTTCGCCGCCGCGCTCGGCCTGCCCGCCGGCAACGTGGTGGTGCCGGCGGGCGAGTTCCCGGCCAACCGCTACCCATGGGTCCGGGCGGTCGCCGTCCGCGGCGGGGAGGTGCGCTGGCTCGCCGCCCCAGACGGGCGGGTCACCGCCGACCGGGTGGCCGAGCTGGTCGACCGGCAGACGACCGCCGTCGTGGTGAGCCAGGTCGACCACCAGACCGGCTTCCGGCCCAACCTCGACACGCTGCGCGAGGCGGCCGGCGATGCCCTCCTGGTCGTGGACGCGATCCAGGGACTCGGCGCGGTGCGGACCACCCTCGAGCCCGCCGACGTGCTCGTGTCCGGTGGGCAGAAGTGGCTGCGTGCAGGGTTCGGCAGCGCGCTGCTCGCCTGCTCGGCGCGGGCCCTCGACCGCCTCCAGCCGGTCCTGTCCGGCTGGACCGGCGTCGAGGACACGTTCGAGCTGGCCCACCCGACCCCCCAGCCGGCGCTCGCCGGGGCCGAGCGGTTCTCGCTCACGGTCTTCAACCCCTTCGCCGCCAGCGCCTTGGCGGCCGCGCTGGAGCTGGTCGAAGAGACCGGCATCGCCGCGATCGAGGCGGCCATCGCCCACCGCGTCCGCGCCCTGGAGCTGGCGGTCCGCTGGGCCGGTGCCGAGGTGCTGGCGCCCTGGCGGACGCCTGCGGAGCGGGCTGGCATCCTGTCGTTCCGGGTCCCCGGGTGGGACCCGGCCGAGCTGGTCGCCCGGCTCGCCGCAGCTGGCCTGGTGGTCTCCGAACGGGGCGGGTGGGTGCGCCTGGCCCCGCACGCCACCACCCCGGTCGAGGTCGCCGACTGGCTCGCCGACGCCGTCGCCCCCTCCCCCAGCG
- a CDS encoding PGPGW domain-containing protein: MTTRPGSTIGRALVKGARLVSVTVVGFSLVIVGIVLLFLPGPGLLVIIAGLALLATEFAWARRLLVLARGQARRMSDRVRRR; encoded by the coding sequence TTGACCACGAGACCGGGTTCGACCATCGGCCGGGCCCTGGTCAAGGGCGCGAGGCTGGTGAGCGTCACCGTCGTCGGCTTCTCGCTGGTCATCGTGGGGATCGTGCTCCTGTTCCTGCCCGGCCCGGGCCTGCTCGTCATCATCGCAGGGCTCGCGCTGCTGGCCACCGAGTTCGCCTGGGCCCGCCGCCTGCTCGTGCTCGCCCGCGGGCAGGCCCGCCGGATGAGCGACCGGGTGCGCCGCCGGTAG
- a CDS encoding sigma-70 family RNA polymerase sigma factor, which yields MEETGDLVRAAAAGDQRAWDALVERFTGMLWAVARAHRLREADAADVIQTTWLNLVQNLGRIREPEHVGAWLATTARRECLRTLSRDHRHVLTDDETGLQVREPLLPTPEDDVLAAERVALLRAALEELPSRCQRLLRVLTADPVPTYEQVSAALGMPVGSIGPTRARCLERLRHSTRLAGIVPTPGASVQ from the coding sequence ACCGGCGATCTCGTCCGGGCCGCCGCCGCAGGAGACCAGCGGGCCTGGGACGCGCTCGTCGAGCGGTTCACCGGGATGCTGTGGGCGGTGGCGCGGGCACACCGGCTGCGCGAGGCCGACGCCGCCGACGTCATCCAGACGACCTGGCTCAACCTCGTACAGAACCTCGGGAGGATCCGCGAGCCTGAGCACGTCGGCGCGTGGCTGGCGACCACCGCGCGCCGGGAGTGCCTGCGCACCCTCAGCCGCGACCACCGTCACGTGCTCACCGACGACGAGACCGGCCTGCAGGTCCGCGAGCCGCTGCTGCCCACGCCCGAGGACGACGTGCTCGCGGCCGAGCGTGTGGCCCTGCTGCGGGCCGCCCTCGAGGAGCTGCCGTCCCGCTGCCAGCGGCTGCTGCGCGTGCTCACCGCCGACCCGGTGCCGACCTACGAGCAGGTGAGCGCGGCCCTCGGCATGCCGGTCGGCAGCATCGGCCCGACCCGCGCACGCTGCCTGGAGCGGTTGCGGCACAGCACACGGCTCGCCGGCATCGTGCCCACCCCGGGCGCTTCCGTGCAGTGA
- a CDS encoding site-2 protease family protein codes for MDRHTTSATTARPGPGPGPGFGIAGFRVRVGWGAAAVTALIGWSLAAGVLPAAFPGYAGPAYWVAGLVTGGLFLASVLAHELGHALVARQAGLKVQDITLWIFGGVARIHGDAPNPSTALRIAAVGPLTSLVLAFGFGLASAALPVVGLGGLPAAVALWLAGMNAVLAVFNLLPGAPLDGGRILRALLWRRHGDPARAAVTAATAGRVIGLGLVALGVVQLALGSASGIWNALVGWFVFTAARAEGGQAELERGLGHLRASDVMLPDPPLGPAWFTVEAFLGGHAVRHRLRAFPLQDFDGRPAGLVTLAALLRVPPELRPAVRVGAVATPAAAVVTSGPGEPVVELLRRLAQRRQGAALVVGEDGRLVGVVSADDLARAGSTARAGASLPDPGPEPVGR; via the coding sequence ATGGACCGTCACACCACCTCCGCCACCACCGCGCGCCCGGGTCCAGGCCCAGGGCCGGGCTTCGGCATCGCCGGGTTCCGGGTCAGGGTCGGCTGGGGCGCCGCCGCCGTCACCGCGCTGATCGGCTGGTCGCTGGCGGCCGGCGTGCTCCCGGCTGCCTTCCCCGGGTACGCCGGCCCCGCCTACTGGGTCGCCGGCCTGGTCACCGGCGGGTTGTTCCTGGCCTCGGTGCTGGCTCACGAGCTCGGCCACGCGCTCGTGGCCAGGCAGGCCGGGCTGAAGGTGCAGGACATCACCCTGTGGATCTTCGGCGGGGTGGCCCGCATCCACGGCGATGCGCCCAACCCCAGCACGGCGCTGCGCATCGCCGCGGTCGGACCGCTCACCAGCCTCGTGCTCGCCTTCGGGTTCGGGCTGGCGTCAGCCGCCCTGCCCGTTGTCGGCCTGGGCGGGCTGCCCGCCGCGGTCGCGCTCTGGCTGGCCGGGATGAACGCCGTGCTGGCCGTGTTCAACCTGCTCCCGGGCGCCCCGCTCGACGGCGGGCGGATCCTGCGCGCCCTGCTGTGGCGCCGGCACGGCGATCCCGCGCGCGCCGCGGTGACCGCGGCCACCGCCGGGCGGGTCATCGGCCTCGGGCTGGTGGCGCTCGGAGTGGTCCAGCTGGCCCTCGGGAGCGCCAGCGGGATCTGGAACGCCCTGGTCGGCTGGTTCGTCTTCACCGCGGCGCGGGCCGAGGGCGGGCAGGCGGAGCTCGAGCGCGGGCTCGGGCACCTGCGGGCCAGCGACGTGATGCTCCCCGACCCGCCGCTGGGACCGGCCTGGTTCACGGTCGAGGCGTTCCTGGGCGGCCACGCCGTGCGCCACCGCCTGCGCGCGTTCCCGCTGCAGGACTTCGACGGTCGTCCGGCCGGGCTGGTCACCCTGGCCGCGTTGCTGCGGGTGCCGCCCGAGCTGCGGCCGGCGGTCCGCGTGGGCGCCGTAGCCACGCCGGCGGCCGCGGTGGTGACCAGCGGCCCGGGCGAGCCGGTGGTGGAGCTGCTCCGGCGCCTGGCCCAGCGCAGGCAGGGCGCCGCGCTGGTGGTGGGCGAAGACGGCCGCCTGGTCGGCGTCGTGTCCGCCGACGACCTGGCCCGGGCCGGGTCGACGGCCCGGGCCGGCGCATCGTTGCCAGACCCCGGGCCGGAACCGGTCGGGAGATGA